The Echeneis naucrates chromosome 8, fEcheNa1.1, whole genome shotgun sequence genome has a window encoding:
- the LOC115047596 gene encoding myosin heavy chain, fast skeletal muscle → MSTDAEMEQYGPAAIYLRKPERERIEAQNTPFDAKTAYFVADVEEMYLKGKLVKKEGGKATVECDGGKTLTVKEDDIHPRNPPKFDKIEDMAMMTHLNEPCVLYNLKERYASWMIYTYSGLFCVVVNPYKWLPVYDAKVVVAYRGKKRVEAPPHIFSISDNAYQFMLTDRENQSILITGESGAGKTVNTKRVIQYFATIAVAGAKKAEAGPGKMQGSLEDQIIAANPLLEAYGNAKTIRNDNSSRFGKFIRIHFGTTGKLASADIETYLLEKSRVTFQLSAERSYHIFYQLMTGHKPELLEALLITTNPYDYPMISQGEITVKSIDDVEEFIATDTAIDILGFTADEKINIYKLTGAVMHHGNMKFKQKQREEQAEPDGTEVADKIAYLLGLNSADMLKALCYPRVKVGNEMVTKGQTVPQVNNATMALCKSIYEKMFLWMVIRINEMLDTKQPRQFFIGVLDIAGFEIFDFNSLEQLCINFTNEKLQQFFNHHMFVLEQEEYKKEGIEWEFIDFGMDLAACIELIEKPMGIFSILEEECMFPKASDTTFKNKLHDQHLGKTKAFEKPKPAKGKAEAHFSLVHYAGTVDYNITGWLDKNKDPLNDSVVQLYQKSSNKLLSHLYAAHAGAEEASGGGKKGKKKGGSFQTVSALFRENLGKLMTNLRSTHPHFVRCLIPNETKTPGLMENALVIHQLRCNGVLEGIRICRKGFPSRILYGDFKQRYKVLNASVIPEGQFIDNKKASEKLLGSIDVDHTQYKFGHTKVFFKAGLLGLLEEMRDEKLAELVTMTQALCRGYVMRKEFVKMMERRESIFSIQYNIRSFMNVKNWPWLKLYFKVKPLLKSAETEKELQQMKENYDKMQSDLATALAKKKELEEKMVSLLQEKNDLQLQVAAETENLSDAEERCEGLIKSKIQMEAKLKETTERLEDEEEINAELTAKKRKLEDECSELKKDIDDLELTLAKVEKEKHATENKVKNLTEEMASQDEAIAKLTKEKKALQEAHQQTLDDLQAEEDKVNTLTKAKTKLEQQVDDLEGSLEQEKKLRMDLERAKRKLEGDLKLAQESIMDLENDKQQSDEKIKKKDFEISQLLSKIEDEQSLGAQLQKKIKELQARIEELEEEIEAERAARAKVEKQRADLSRELEEISERLEEAGGATAAQIEMNKKREAEFQKLRRDLEESTLQHEATAAALRKKQADSVAELGEQIDNLQRVKQKLEKEKSEYKMEIDDLSSNMEAVAKAKGNLEKMCRTLEDQLGELKAKNDENVRQLNDINAHKARLQTENGEFSRQLEEKEALVSQLTRGKQAFTQQIEELKRHIEEEVKAKNALAHSVQSSRHDCDLLREQFEEEQEAKAELQRGMSKANSEVAQWRSKYETDAIQRTEELEEAKKKLAQRLQDAEESIEAVNSKCASLEKTKQRLQGEVEDLMIDVERANALAANLDKKQRNFDKVLAEWKQKYEEGQAELEGAQKEARSLSTELFKMKNSYEEALDHLETIKRENKNLQQEISDLTEQIGETGKTIHELEKAKKTVETEKAEIQSALEEAEGTLEHEEAKILRIQLELNQVKGEVDRKLAEKDEEMEQIKRNSQRVIDSMQTTLDAEVRSRNDALRVKKKMEGDLNEMEIQLSHSNRQAAEAQKHLRNVQGQLKDAQLHLDDAIRGQEDMKEQVAMVERRNGLMIAEIEELRVALEQTERGRKVAEQELVDASERVGLLHSQNTSLLNTKKKLESDFVQVQGEVDDAVQEARNAEEKAKKAITDAAMMAEELKKEQDTSAHLERMKKNLEVTVKDLQHRLDEAENLAMKGGKKQLQKLEARVRELEAEVETEQRRGADAVKGVRKYERRVKELTYQTEEDKKNMHRLQDLVDKLQLKVKAYKRQAEEAEEQANTHMSRFRKVQHEMEEAQERADIAESQVNKLRVKSREIGKSESAE, encoded by the exons ATGAGTACGGACGCAGAAATGGAGCAGTATGGCCCGGCGGCCATTTACCTCCggaagccagagagagagaggattgAGGCACAAAACACCCCTTTTGATGCCAAAACTGCCTACTTTGTGGCTGATGTTGAGGAGATGTACCTTAAGGGTAAACTTGTGAAGAAAGAGGGTGGCAAAGCCACTGTGGAGTGTGATGGGGGAAAG ACACTTACTGTAAAGGAGGATGATATCCATCCCAGGAATCCTCCCAAGTTTGACAAAATTGAGGACATGGCCATGATGACCCACCTCAATGAGCCTTGTGTGTTGTATAACCTCAAAGAGCGTTATGCATCATGGATGATCTAC ACCTACTCTGGATTGTTCTGTGTGGTCGTGAATCCCTACAAGTGGCTTCCTGTGTACGATGCTAAGGTTGTTGTGGCAtacagaggaaagaagagggTTGAGGCTCCGCCCCAcatcttctccatctctgacaATGCCTATCAGTTCATGCTCACAG ATCGTGAGAACCAGTCTATCCTCATCAC TGGAGAATCCGGTGCAGGAAAGACTGTCAACACCAAGCGTGTCATCCAGTACTTTGCAACAATTGCAGTGGCTGGAGCAAAGAAAGCTGAGGCAGGACCTGGAAAAATGCAG ggTTCACTGGAAGATCAGATCATTGCAGCCAACCCTCTGCTTGAGGCCTATGGTAACGCCAAGACCATCAGGAATGACAATTCCTCTCGTTTT GGTAAATTCATCAGAATTCACTTTGGTACCACTGGCAAACTGGCCTCAGCTGATATTGAGACAT ATCTGCTGGAGAAGTCCCGTGTGACCTTCCAGCTGTCTGCTGAGAGGAGCTACCATATCTTCTATCAGCTGATGACTGGCCACAAGCCTGAGCTGCTGG AGGCTCTTCTGATCACCACCAACCCCTATGACTACCCAATGATCAGCCAGGGTGAAATCACTGTCAAAAGCATCGATGATGTGGAGGAGTTCATTGCTACAGAT ACTGCTATTGACATCTTGGGCTTCACTGCTGATGAGAAAATCAACATCTACAAGCTCACTGGTGCTGTGATGCATCATGGCAACATGAAATTCAAGCAGAAGCAGCGCGAGGAGCAGGCTGAGCCTGATGGCACTGAGG TGGCTGATAAAATCGCCTACCTTTTGGGTCTGAACTCAGCTGATATGCTGAAAGCTCTGTGCTACCCAAGAGTCAAGGTCGGCAATGAAATGGTCACCAAAGGTCAGACCGTTCCTCAG GTCAACAATGCCACTATGGCCCTTTGCAAGTCTATCTATGAGAAAATGTTCTTGTGGATGGTCATCCGTATCAATGAGATGCTGGACACAAAGCAGCCCAGACAGTTCTTCATTGGAGTGTTGGACATTGCTGGATTTGAGATCTTTGAT TTCAACAGCTTGGAGCAACTGTGCATCAACTTCACCAACGAGAAACTGCAACAGTTTTTCAACCACCACATGTTTGTCCTGGAGCAAGAGGAGTACAAGAAAGAAGGCATTGAATGGGAGTTCATTGACTTCGGTATGGACTTGGCTGCCTGCATTGAGCTTATTGAGAAG CCAATGGGCATCTTCTCCATCCTTGAAGAGGAGTGCATGTTCCCCAAGGCCTCTGACACAACCTTCAAGAACAAGCTGCACGATCAGCATCTTGGTAAAACCAAGGCCTTTGAGAAGCCAAAACCAGCAAAGGGCAAAGCTGAGGCCCACTTCTCCCTGGTTCACTATGCTGGTACTGTGGACTACAATATCACTGGCTGGCTGGACAAGAACAAGGACCCACTGAATGACTCAGTTGTTCAGCTCTACCAGAAgtcttcaaacaaactgcttAGTCACCTGTATGCAGCCCATGCTGGTGCTGAAG AGGCTTCTGGTGGTGGTAAGAAGGGTAAGAAGAAGGGTGGTTCCTTCCAGACCGTGTCTGCTCTTTTCAGG GAGAACTTGGGCAAACTGATGACCAACTTAAGGAGCACCCATCCTCACTTTGTGCGTTGCCTGATTCCCAATGAAACAAAGACCCCAG GTCTCATGGAGAACGCCTTGGTTATCCACCAGCTGAGGTGTAACGGTGTGCTGGAGGGCATCAGAATCTGCAGAAAGGGTTTCCCCAGCAGAATCCTCTACGGTGACTTCAAGCAGAG ATACAAAGTTTTGAATGCCAGTGTCATCCCTGAGGGACAGTTCATTGACAACAAGAAAGCTTCAGAGAAGCTGCTGGGATCCATTGATGTGGACCACACTCAGTACAAGTTTGGACACACTAAG GTGTTCTTCAAAGCTGGTCTGCTGGGTCTCCTGGAGGAGATGAGAGATGAAAAACTGGCTGAGCTGGTGACCATGACTCAGGCTCTCTGCAGAGGATATGTCATGAGGAAGGAGTTTGTTAAGATGATGGAGAGGAG ggAATCAATCTTCTCCATTCAGTACAACATCCGCTCATTCATGAATGTCAAAAATTGGCCATGGTTGAAACTTTACTTCAAGGTCAAGCCTCTTCTGAAGAGTGCAGAGACTgagaaggagctgcagcagatgaaggAGAACTATGACAAAATGCAATCAGACTTGGCTACTGCTCTGGCCAAGAAGAAGGAGCTGGAAGAGAAGATGGTTTCcctgctgcaggagaagaatGACCTGCAACTGCAAGTGGCTGCT GAAACTGAGAACCTCTCAGATGCTGAGGAAAGGTGTGAGGGACTCATTAAGAGCAAGATCCAGATGGAGGCCAAACTCAAAGAGACAACTGAGAGactggaggatgaagaggaaatcaATGCTGAGCTGACTGccaagaagaggaagctggaggatgaatgctctgagctgaagaaggaCATTGATGACTTGGAGCTCACCCTGGCTAAagtggagaaggagaaacatGCCACTGAAAACAAG GTGAAAAACCTCACTGAGGAGATGGCATCTCAAGATGAGGCCATCGCCAAGTTGACCAAAGAGAAGAAGGCTCTCCAAGAGGCCCACCAGCAAACACTGGATGATCTCCaggcagaggaagacaaagtcaaCACTCTGACCAAGGCCAAGACCAAGCTGGAACAGCAAGTGGACGAT CTTGAGGGATCACTGGAGCAAGAGAAGAAGCTCCGCATGGACCTTGAGAGAGCCAAGAGGAAGCTTGAGGGAGATCTGAAACTGGCCCAGGAATCCATTATGGATCTGGAGAATGACAAGCAGCAGTCTGATGAGAAAATCAAGAa GAAAGACTTTGAGATAAGCCAGCTCCTCAGCAAGATTGAGGATGAACAGTCCCTGGGTGCTCAGCTTCAGAAGAAGATCAAGGAACTCCAG GCCCGCattgaggagctggaggaggagattgAGGCTGAGAGGGCTGCTCGGGCTAAGGTTGAGAAGCAGAGAGCTGACCTCTccagggagctggaggagatCAGTGAGAGGCTTGAGGAAGCTGGTGGAGCAACAGCCGCTCAGATTGAGATGAACAAGAAGCGTGAGGCTGAGTTCCAGAAGCTGCGTCGTGACCTTGAAGAGTCAACCCTGCAGCATgaagctacagcagcagctcttcgcAAGAAGCAGGCTGACAGTGTTGCAGAGCTGGGAGAACAGATCGACAACCTCCAGCGTGTTAAGcagaagctggagaaggagaagagcgAGTACAAGATGGAGATCGATGACCTCTCCAGCAACATGGAGGCTGTGGCCAAAGCAAAG GGCAACTTGGAGAAAATGTGCAGAACTCTTGAGGACCAGCTTGGTGAGCTGAAAGCTAAAAATGATGAGAATGTTCGCCAGCTGAATGATATTAATGCACACAAGGCAagactgcagacagagaacG GTGAATTTTCTCGCCAGCTTGAGGAGAAAGAAGCTCTTGTTTCTCAGCTGACCAGAGGCAAACAGGCCTTCACTCAGCAGATTGAGGAGCTCAAGAGACACAttgaggaggaagtgaag GCCAAGAATGCTCTGGCTCATTCTGTTCAGTCATCACGCCATGACTGTGATCTGCTCAGAGAACAGtttgaggaggagcaggaggccaaggctgagctgcagagaggaatGTCCAAGGCCAACAGTGAGGTGGCTCAGTGGAGAAGCAAATATGAGACTGATGCTATCCAGCgcacagaggagctggaggaggccaa GAAAAAGCTCGCCCAGCGTCTGCAGGATGCTGAGGAGTCCATTGAGGCTGTGAACTCTAAGTGTGCCTCTTTGGAGAAGACCAAGCAGAGGCTGCAGGGTGAGGTGGAGGACCTCATGATTGATGTGGAGAGAGCTAACGCTCTGGCTGCCAACCTTGACAAGAAGCAGAGGAACTTTGATAAG GTCCTGGCAGAATGGAAGCAGAAGTATGAGGAGGgccaggcagagctggagggagCCCAGAAGGAGGCTCGCTCTCTCAGCACTGAGTTGTTCAAGATGAAGAACTCCTATGAGGAGGCTCTGGATCATCTGGAGACCATAAAGAGGGAGAACAAGAACCTGCAGC AGGAGATCTCAGACCTGACTGAACAGATTGGGGAGACTGGAAAGACCATCCATGAACTGGAGAAAGCCAAGAAGACTGTGGAGACTGAGAAGGCTGAAATTCAGTCAGCACTGGAGGAAGCTGAG GGCACACTGGAGCACGAGGAGGCCAAGATTCTCCGTATTCAGCTTGAGCTCAACCAGGTCAAGGGTGAGGTTGACAGGAAGCTGGCAGAGAAGGATGAGGAGATGGAGCAGATCAAGAGGAACAGCCAGAGGGTGATTGACTCCATGCAGACCACTCTTGATGCTGAGGTCAGGAGCAGAAATGATGCCCtgagagtgaagaagaagatggagggagaccTGAATGAGATGGAGATTCAGCTCAGCCATTCCAACAGACAGGCTGCTGAGGCCCAGAAACACCTGAGGAATGTCCAGGGACAGCTCAAG GATGCCCAACTGCACCTTGATGATGCTatcagaggacaggaggacatgAAGGAGCAGGTTGCCATGGTGGAACGTAGAAATGGCCTGATGATCGCTGAGATTGAGGAGCTGAGAGTCGCTCtggaacagacagagagaggacgcAAAGTGGCTGAGCAGGAGCTGGTTGATGCTAGTGAGCGTGTTGGACTGCTTCACTCTCAG AACACCAGTCTCCTGAACACCAAGAAGAAGCTGGAGTCTGACTTTGTGCAAGTTCAGGGTGAAGTGGATGATGCTGTTCAGGAAGCAAGAAATGCTGAAGAGAAGGCCAAAAAGGCCATCACTGAC GCTGCCATGATggctgaggagctgaagaaagagCAGGACACCAGTGCTCAcctggagaggatgaagaagaaccTGGAGGTCACAGTCAAAGACCTGCAGCATCGTCTGGATGAGGCTGAGAACCTCGCCATGAAGGGTGGCAAGAAGCAGCTCCAGAAACTGGAGGCCAGG GTACGTgagctggaggctgaagttGAAACCGAACAGAGACGTGGAGCTGATGCTGTTAAAGGAGTCCGTAAATATGAGAGGAGAGTGAAGGAGCTGACCTACCAG ACTGAGGAGGACAAGAAGAACATGCACAGACTCCAGGATCTGgtggacaaactgcagcttaAAGTCAAGGCTTACAAGAGACAGGCTGAGGAGGCT GAGGAACAGGCCAACACTCACATGTCCAGATTCAGGAAGGTTCAGCATGAGATGGAAGAAGCTCAGGAGCGTGCCGACATCGCTGAGTCTCAGGTCAACAAGCTTAGAGTCAAGAGCCGTGAAATTGGAAAG TCTGAATCTGCTGAGTAA